The Sulfurimonas lithotrophica genome includes a region encoding these proteins:
- the adk gene encoding adenylate kinase → MRIILLGAPGAGKGTQAQFLTKKYNIPQISTGDMLRAAIKAGTEMGKLAKAAMDAGQLVTDEIIIGLVKDRIAEDDCKNGYLLDGFPRTLAQADAVTDAGIQIDAVIEIDVPDSEIVKRMSGRRAHLASGRTYHIVYNPPKVEGKDDETGEDLVQRDDDKEEVVLDRLKVYHELTQPLIGYYKDQAAKNSAITYITVDGTADISDVEAAIISKLG, encoded by the coding sequence ATGAGAATTATCTTACTTGGAGCTCCAGGTGCCGGAAAAGGTACTCAGGCGCAATTTCTAACGAAAAAATATAACATCCCTCAAATCTCTACGGGCGATATGTTAAGAGCTGCTATTAAAGCCGGTACTGAAATGGGAAAACTTGCAAAAGCTGCTATGGATGCAGGTCAGCTAGTAACTGATGAGATTATCATCGGTCTTGTAAAAGATAGAATAGCGGAAGATGATTGTAAAAACGGTTATCTTTTAGATGGTTTTCCACGTACATTAGCTCAAGCAGATGCCGTGACAGATGCAGGCATCCAAATAGATGCGGTTATAGAGATAGATGTTCCGGATAGTGAGATAGTTAAGCGTATGAGCGGTCGCCGTGCACACTTAGCATCAGGTAGAACTTACCATATCGTTTACAATCCGCCAAAAGTTGAAGGTAAAGATGATGAAACAGGTGAAGATTTAGTTCAACGTGATGATGATAAAGAGGAAGTAGTATTAGACAGACTAAAAGTTTATCATGAGTTAACGCAACCGCTTATCGGTTACTATAAAGACCAAGCTGCTAAAAACTCTGCTATAACTTATATTACTGTAGATGGTACAGCCGATATCAGCGATGTTGAAGCTGCTATTATTTCTAAACTAGGATAA
- a CDS encoding class I SAM-dependent methyltransferase, with protein MNIDELKTILEQNTKNTTNEFKRVFHGRGGIYDEWKHLTIDSVDAILSVALYFEEDNEKELLQMLEEFTYASGYEVLVVQRRYIKGHPSEVLIGELPEYVYAIENGMKFKLNLLSNRNSGYFPDMKNGRAFVRENAKDKSVLNLFSYTCAFSIAAKMGGAKSVSNIDMSKGALSTGRANHHLNDIDTKGVSFLPYNILKSFSRIKKKGPYDLIIIDPPTFQKGSFEATKDYRKLITKLPQITSEECTLLACLNSPDLDESFIKDLINELAPSFKFSHRLKNVEEFKSLDENRSLKNLVFIRKGPSF; from the coding sequence ATGAATATAGACGAACTCAAAACCATACTTGAACAAAACACAAAAAATACGACTAACGAATTTAAAAGAGTTTTTCACGGACGAGGTGGGATTTATGATGAATGGAAGCATTTAACTATTGATTCGGTAGATGCTATTTTAAGTGTAGCACTCTATTTTGAAGAAGACAATGAAAAAGAACTGCTACAGATGCTAGAAGAGTTTACATATGCTTCAGGATATGAAGTTTTAGTAGTTCAAAGACGCTATATAAAAGGTCATCCTAGTGAGGTTTTAATCGGTGAACTTCCTGAATATGTATATGCCATAGAAAACGGTATGAAATTTAAACTAAACCTATTATCAAACCGTAACAGCGGTTACTTTCCCGATATGAAAAACGGTCGTGCTTTTGTAAGAGAAAACGCTAAAGACAAATCCGTACTAAATCTGTTTTCATATACCTGTGCATTTAGTATTGCCGCAAAAATGGGCGGTGCAAAGAGTGTAAGCAATATAGATATGAGTAAAGGTGCACTAAGTACAGGACGAGCTAATCATCACCTCAACGACATAGATACTAAAGGTGTGAGTTTTTTACCGTATAACATACTTAAATCGTTTTCACGTATAAAGAAAAAAGGTCCGTATGATTTAATAATAATTGATCCGCCTACTTTTCAAAAAGGGAGTTTTGAAGCTACAAAAGATTATAGAAAACTAATAACCAAACTTCCACAAATTACAAGTGAAGAGTGTACTTTGCTTGCTTGTTTAAACTCACCGGATTTGGACGAGAGTTTTATTAAAGATTTGATAAACGAGCTTGCACCAAGCTTTAAATTTTCACATAGACTAAAAAATGTGGAAGAGTTTAAAAGCTTAGATGAGAATAGAAGTTTAAAAAATCTGGTATTTATTAGAAAAGGTCCTTCTTTTTAG
- a CDS encoding DJ-1 family glyoxalase III gives MTNVLVPLAKGFEEIEAVSIIDVLRRAEINVFVASLDGNKNVTGANGITLQCDMEINDVSVDDLDMIVLPGGWGGTYALAEDENIQSILKQMDANGKNIGAICAAPYALNKAGVLKPNFTCYPSVEEKIDLDGYQGDKAKVVQEKNIMTSRGPATAICFALEIVKKLRGKEKYEKIKSGLLADFC, from the coding sequence ATGACAAATGTTTTAGTTCCCTTGGCAAAAGGTTTTGAAGAGATTGAAGCTGTTAGTATTATAGATGTTCTAAGACGTGCTGAAATTAATGTATTTGTAGCTTCTTTGGATGGAAATAAAAACGTTACAGGTGCAAACGGCATAACTCTTCAATGTGACATGGAGATAAATGATGTTTCCGTCGATGATTTGGATATGATTGTGTTACCCGGCGGATGGGGTGGTACATATGCTTTAGCAGAGGATGAAAATATTCAAAGTATTTTAAAACAGATGGATGCAAACGGTAAAAATATAGGTGCTATATGTGCAGCTCCGTATGCACTAAATAAAGCAGGAGTTTTAAAACCGAATTTTACGTGTTATCCGTCTGTGGAAGAAAAAATAGATTTAGACGGTTACCAAGGTGATAAAGCAAAAGTAGTGCAAGAGAAAAATATTATGACTTCTCGCGGACCTGCAACGGCTATATGTTTTGCTTTGGAGATAGTTAAAAAACTAAGAGGTAAAGAAAAATATGAAAAGATTAAATCGGGTTTATTGGCTGATTTTTGCTAA
- a CDS encoding M16 family metallopeptidase, whose amino-acid sequence MAKKRTLHETPSHLPDYESMTLENGLEIVVIPLENNSNVISTDIFYKVGSRNEVMGKTGIAHMLEHMNFKSTKNLDAGEFDKEVKSIGGVNNASTSFDYTHYYIKSSSDNLKKSIDLYAELMQNLNLKDEEFQPERDVVAEERRWRTENNPLGYLYFAMFNNAYVYHPYHWTPIGFMNDIQTWTIDDIKNFHQTYYQPNNAILMVTGDIDADKVFKAAQEAFGDIKNHTTVPEVKAVEPEQDGAKRIMVKKESEVEMVAITFHVPDFKHKDQPTLSTISEILYSGKSSRLYKELVEKKRMVNQVYAYNMENIDPGLFIFLASCNPGVKAEDAEAELIKQIELMKTTEVTAAELEKVKINTKADFIYSLESSTSVANLYGGYLVRGDLSPLLTYEDDIKSITPKQVKEVANKYFDFDKSTTLILKK is encoded by the coding sequence ATGGCAAAAAAAAGAACACTACACGAAACACCATCACACCTACCTGATTATGAGAGTATGACATTGGAAAACGGCTTAGAAATAGTTGTAATCCCACTAGAAAACAACTCAAACGTAATTAGTACGGACATTTTTTATAAAGTCGGCAGCAGAAATGAAGTTATGGGCAAAACGGGAATCGCACATATGCTTGAACATATGAACTTTAAATCAACAAAGAACTTGGATGCAGGAGAGTTTGACAAAGAGGTAAAAAGCATAGGCGGTGTAAACAATGCATCTACGAGTTTTGACTATACTCATTACTACATAAAATCAAGCTCGGACAACCTTAAAAAATCAATAGATTTATATGCTGAGCTTATGCAAAATCTAAATCTAAAAGATGAAGAGTTTCAACCTGAACGTGATGTTGTAGCAGAAGAGCGTCGCTGGCGTACCGAAAATAATCCTCTAGGATATCTTTATTTTGCAATGTTTAACAATGCATATGTGTATCATCCATACCATTGGACACCTATCGGATTTATGAACGATATCCAAACTTGGACTATTGATGATATCAAAAACTTTCATCAGACATACTATCAACCAAACAATGCTATTTTAATGGTTACGGGTGACATAGATGCAGACAAGGTTTTTAAAGCTGCACAAGAAGCATTTGGAGATATAAAAAACCATACAACAGTACCTGAAGTAAAAGCGGTCGAGCCTGAACAAGACGGGGCTAAACGTATAATGGTTAAAAAAGAGAGTGAAGTTGAGATGGTAGCCATCACTTTTCACGTGCCTGACTTTAAACACAAAGATCAGCCTACACTAAGCACAATTAGCGAGATTTTATACTCCGGAAAAAGTTCACGCCTTTACAAAGAACTGGTTGAGAAAAAACGTATGGTAAATCAGGTTTACGCATACAATATGGAAAATATAGATCCGGGTCTGTTTATATTTTTAGCTTCATGTAACCCAGGTGTAAAAGCTGAGGATGCAGAAGCTGAACTTATAAAGCAGATAGAGCTTATGAAAACTACCGAAGTAACTGCTGCCGAGCTTGAAAAAGTAAAGATAAATACAAAAGCAGACTTCATATACTCACTAGAATCATCTACAAGTGTAGCTAACCTTTACGGTGGCTATCTCGTTCGCGGAGATTTAAGTCCACTCTTAACTTATGAGGATGATATTAAAAGTATCACTCCAAAACAAGTTAAAGAAGTAGCAAACAAGTATTTTGATTTTGATAAATCAACAACTTTAATACTAAAAAAATAA
- a CDS encoding glutamine--tRNA ligase/YqeY domain fusion protein, giving the protein MSEHKDFLRTIVEKDLDSGKYKNIITRFPPEPNGFPHIGHAKSIAINFGIARDYNGHCNLRMDDTNPTTEDTKYVEALKDAVQWLGFEWKGDVRYTSDYFDKLYEWAQELVKMGKAYVDSLDEETMREYRGTITEPGKRSKYAERSVEENLDLLERMKNGEFKDGEHVLRAKIDMSAPNMKMRDPLMYRIRHAHHYRAGDKWAIYPMYDFGHCLSDYIEGVTHSICTLEFENNRDIYDWVINTLGLEPPRPYQHEFARLGINYTVMSKRKLLELVNEKYVNGWDDPRLPTIAGLRRRGYTPESILNFCESIGIAKANSTVDVAQLEFAIRDDLNTKVPRVMCVLEPLKVTIENYEGTEEFDAPYYPEDIPKEGTRAVPFSKEIYIERDDFSENPPKGYNRLTPDQAVRLRSAYIITCKEIIKDANGEITEIIAEYNPDSKSGSDTTGIKVKSAIQWVDAASSKKIEVRVYDRLYSCENPDGLEDLNPDSLKVIRDALIEPAVITDKPDERFQFERQGYFYADPIDYTDKNPVFNKIVGLKDSWGKKDKPKETRTERKPQEKKVQIDGEVEPMTESEQALFEKYTGKFKLNSMVADILARDEKLSSFYADALAVNNSPVSIANLVANEVARELKEKEISDLKFNASQIAELVKMVDDETISSKIAKEVFEEMSKSGDNPAKIVEDKGLVQISDPAVIEPIIDDIIAKNQDNVEKFKAGNTKLLGFFVGQTLKATGGKANPQVVNQLVAQKLK; this is encoded by the coding sequence ATGAGCGAGCATAAAGATTTTTTACGTACCATAGTTGAAAAAGATTTAGATTCAGGCAAATATAAAAATATTATTACAAGATTTCCTCCTGAGCCAAACGGTTTCCCTCACATCGGGCATGCTAAATCTATCGCTATTAACTTCGGTATCGCACGTGACTACAACGGGCATTGTAACCTTAGAATGGATGACACAAACCCTACTACCGAAGATACAAAGTACGTAGAAGCTCTTAAAGATGCAGTACAGTGGCTAGGTTTTGAGTGGAAGGGAGATGTTCGTTACACGTCTGATTATTTTGACAAACTTTACGAGTGGGCACAAGAACTTGTAAAAATGGGCAAAGCTTATGTAGATTCTTTAGATGAAGAGACTATGCGCGAGTACCGCGGTACTATAACAGAGCCTGGTAAAAGAAGTAAATATGCTGAGAGAAGCGTAGAAGAAAACCTTGACCTTTTAGAGAGAATGAAAAACGGTGAGTTCAAAGACGGTGAGCACGTTCTTCGTGCAAAGATAGATATGTCTGCGCCAAACATGAAGATGCGAGATCCATTGATGTACCGCATCCGTCATGCTCATCACTACCGCGCAGGTGATAAGTGGGCGATCTATCCTATGTATGACTTTGGTCACTGTCTATCTGACTACATCGAGGGTGTAACTCACTCTATCTGTACGCTGGAGTTTGAAAACAATCGCGATATTTACGACTGGGTCATAAACACTCTAGGACTTGAACCTCCACGTCCGTACCAACATGAGTTTGCAAGACTTGGCATCAACTATACTGTTATGAGTAAAAGAAAGCTTTTAGAGTTAGTTAATGAAAAATATGTAAACGGTTGGGATGACCCTCGCCTTCCTACAATCGCAGGTTTAAGAAGACGCGGTTACACACCTGAGTCTATACTAAACTTTTGTGAGAGCATAGGTATAGCTAAAGCGAACTCCACGGTTGACGTTGCACAACTTGAATTTGCCATCAGAGATGACTTAAACACAAAAGTACCTCGTGTTATGTGTGTGTTAGAGCCTTTAAAAGTAACTATAGAGAATTATGAAGGCACTGAGGAGTTTGATGCTCCGTATTATCCTGAAGACATTCCAAAAGAAGGCACAAGAGCCGTACCGTTCTCAAAAGAGATATACATAGAGCGTGATGACTTTAGTGAAAATCCTCCAAAAGGGTATAACCGTCTTACACCAGACCAAGCTGTACGTCTTAGGTCAGCTTACATCATAACTTGTAAAGAGATTATAAAAGATGCAAACGGAGAGATTACTGAGATAATTGCAGAATATAATCCAGATTCAAAAAGCGGCAGCGACACTACTGGAATAAAAGTAAAAAGTGCTATCCAATGGGTAGATGCAGCATCTTCTAAAAAAATAGAAGTAAGGGTATATGACAGACTTTACTCTTGTGAAAATCCAGATGGATTAGAAGACCTAAACCCTGACTCATTAAAAGTTATAAGAGATGCTTTGATAGAACCTGCCGTTATAACAGACAAACCTGATGAGCGTTTCCAGTTTGAGAGACAGGGTTACTTTTACGCAGACCCGATTGACTATACAGATAAGAACCCTGTATTTAATAAAATAGTTGGTCTTAAAGATTCATGGGGTAAAAAAGACAAACCAAAAGAGACAAGAACTGAGCGTAAGCCGCAAGAGAAAAAAGTTCAGATCGACGGTGAAGTAGAACCAATGACTGAGTCTGAGCAAGCACTGTTTGAGAAGTACACTGGTAAATTTAAACTAAACTCTATGGTTGCGGATATTTTAGCTCGTGATGAAAAGCTGTCATCTTTTTACGCTGATGCATTAGCTGTTAACAACTCACCTGTATCTATAGCTAACCTTGTAGCAAATGAAGTTGCAAGAGAGCTAAAAGAAAAAGAGATAAGTGATTTAAAATTCAATGCATCTCAAATAGCTGAACTTGTAAAAATGGTAGATGATGAGACTATTTCAAGCAAAATAGCCAAAGAAGTTTTTGAAGAGATGAGTAAAAGCGGAGATAATCCTGCAAAAATAGTTGAGGATAAAGGACTTGTTCAAATAAGCGATCCTGCCGTTATCGAGCCGATTATCGATGATATAATAGCTAAAAACCAAGATAATGTAGAGAAATTTAAAGCAGGAAATACTAAACTGCTAGGCTTCTTTGTAGGTCAAACTCTTAAAGCTACTGGCGGTAAGGCAAATCCACAGGTTGTAAACCAACTTGTTGCACAGAAACTGAAATAA
- a CDS encoding PhoX family protein — translation MNKWLSLIACTILVVSITGCDGDDGISGVAGVDGEDAGLSVSFKSIATPSTDEEKNALNVSDTVTVNGQNQSISATKLLSTGDNDNGEIYGLSKDMNDAALQMDDGNPYICNGTSNPNGSGSGLDFVSILQKNDKLYMVSQFECQIGSMYINELTQNTNTGELSVKANTLKFISQKSEFGGYVHCAGMKTPWESHLGSEEYEPNARDLNVTSGEIDQYYGFIDKYWGGDLTKANPYYYGWTPEVTIDANGNSVYTKHYSMGRMSHELSYVMPDNKTVYMSDDGDNVGLFMYVADEAMDLSSGTLYAAKWHQKSSLNGGSAYISWIELAHATDAEIRAYLDPDDDVTTNDSLNFTDIFDVEEPNASNECPTVGFLPANTSFGLECLRVKAGMDKAAAYLETRRYAGMMGATTEFRKEEGITFDAANNKLYVGMSQIAKGMEDNKKYGVDNDSYDKGSNNDIKLPFNDCGAVYELEVNNSYQAISMQAVITGTPIDEDANGNKCDLNGISNPDNVTFLPDSNILMIGEDTGNHENNIVWAYDLKKKELQRVIATPLGAETTSPFWYKDINGFGYMMVVTQHPDTTSDDAGQSSASVLGPIKF, via the coding sequence ATGAACAAATGGTTAAGTTTAATTGCATGTACAATATTAGTAGTTAGTATAACTGGATGCGACGGTGATGACGGTATATCCGGTGTAGCAGGTGTTGATGGAGAGGATGCCGGATTAAGTGTTAGCTTCAAATCTATTGCAACTCCATCTACAGATGAAGAGAAAAATGCTTTAAATGTATCTGATACAGTTACTGTAAACGGTCAAAATCAATCTATTAGTGCAACTAAGTTACTTAGCACGGGTGACAATGATAACGGAGAGATTTATGGACTCTCAAAAGATATGAACGATGCAGCACTTCAAATGGATGACGGTAATCCATATATATGTAACGGTACTTCAAATCCTAACGGTTCAGGTAGTGGACTTGATTTTGTATCCATCTTACAAAAAAATGATAAACTTTATATGGTAAGTCAATTTGAATGTCAAATAGGTTCTATGTATATTAATGAACTTACTCAAAATACAAATACGGGTGAACTTAGCGTCAAAGCAAATACTCTTAAATTTATTTCTCAAAAATCTGAGTTTGGAGGATATGTTCACTGTGCAGGTATGAAAACACCTTGGGAATCTCACTTGGGAAGTGAAGAGTATGAACCAAATGCAAGAGATTTAAATGTTACATCCGGAGAAATTGATCAATACTATGGGTTTATCGATAAATATTGGGGTGGAGATTTAACTAAAGCTAATCCTTATTACTATGGTTGGACACCTGAAGTAACAATAGATGCAAACGGAAATTCTGTATATACAAAACACTATTCTATGGGTCGTATGTCACACGAGTTAAGTTACGTTATGCCGGACAATAAAACTGTTTATATGAGCGATGATGGCGATAATGTAGGTTTATTTATGTATGTAGCAGATGAAGCGATGGATTTAAGTTCAGGTACTTTATATGCCGCAAAATGGCACCAAAAATCTTCACTTAACGGTGGTAGTGCATATATTTCATGGATAGAACTAGCCCATGCAACGGATGCAGAGATTAGAGCTTATTTAGATCCTGATGATGATGTTACGACAAATGACTCTCTTAATTTTACCGATATTTTTGATGTTGAAGAGCCTAATGCTTCAAATGAATGTCCAACAGTCGGTTTTTTACCTGCAAATACTTCTTTTGGTTTAGAGTGTTTAAGAGTTAAAGCAGGTATGGATAAAGCAGCGGCATATTTAGAAACTAGAAGATATGCGGGTATGATGGGTGCTACAACTGAGTTCAGAAAGGAAGAAGGTATCACTTTTGATGCGGCGAATAACAAACTTTATGTCGGTATGAGCCAAATTGCAAAAGGTATGGAGGACAACAAAAAATACGGCGTAGATAACGATTCTTATGATAAAGGTTCTAACAATGACATTAAACTTCCATTTAATGACTGTGGCGCAGTTTATGAACTAGAAGTTAATAACTCTTATCAGGCTATTAGTATGCAAGCTGTAATTACAGGTACTCCAATTGATGAAGATGCAAATGGAAATAAGTGTGACTTAAATGGAATTTCAAATCCTGACAATGTTACATTTTTACCTGACTCAAATATCTTAATGATAGGTGAAGATACAGGGAACCATGAAAACAATATAGTATGGGCTTATGATCTTAAGAAAAAAGAACTTCAAAGAGTTATAGCGACTCCACTTGGTGCTGAGACTACCTCTCCGTTTTGGTACAAAGATATTAATGGTTTTGGATATATGATGGTTGTAACTCAACATCCTGATACTACATCTGACGATGCCGGACAATCTAGTGCAAGTGTATTAGGACCAATAAAATTTTAA
- a CDS encoding quinone-dependent dihydroorotate dehydrogenase: MIPYNAIKPYLFKFQPENAHHIAEFVLRLPNLCQLPFNFFLESHFISDDVLTQELFGRKFYNPVGLGAGFDKNATMIRGMQILGFGFTEIGTVTPLPQPGNPKPRMWRHPEQESIQNAMGFNNEGLLKVQKRLKQLYPFSTPIGVNIGKNKVTPENEAINDYTKLIQTLHELGDYLVINISSPNTPGLRDLQNEEFIAKLFEEAKKITDKPILLKIAPDMSVEDAVSLTKMAVEKGADGIIATNTTIDYSLVPNPADKGGLSGAVLKEKSFEIFEAIAKELYGKTTLISVGGIDSAKEAYRRIRAGASLVQILSGLIFHGPDMIMNINKELIELIKADGFSNITEAIGADRK, encoded by the coding sequence ATGATACCTTATAACGCTATTAAACCTTACCTCTTCAAGTTTCAACCTGAGAATGCTCACCACATAGCTGAGTTTGTCCTAAGACTTCCAAATCTGTGTCAGCTTCCGTTTAACTTCTTTTTAGAATCTCACTTTATAAGTGATGATGTTTTAACTCAAGAGCTTTTTGGTAGAAAATTTTATAATCCTGTAGGTCTTGGTGCAGGATTTGATAAAAATGCGACTATGATTCGCGGTATGCAGATTTTAGGTTTTGGTTTTACGGAAATCGGTACAGTTACTCCGCTTCCGCAACCCGGAAATCCAAAACCGAGAATGTGGCGTCATCCGGAACAAGAATCTATTCAAAATGCTATGGGATTTAACAATGAGGGGCTTTTAAAGGTTCAAAAAAGACTAAAACAACTCTACCCTTTTAGCACACCCATAGGGGTAAATATCGGGAAAAACAAAGTTACACCCGAAAATGAAGCTATAAACGACTATACAAAACTTATTCAAACTCTTCATGAATTAGGCGATTATCTTGTTATCAACATATCCTCGCCAAATACTCCAGGACTACGTGATTTGCAAAACGAAGAATTTATAGCTAAACTTTTTGAAGAAGCGAAAAAAATCACAGACAAACCTATACTTTTAAAAATAGCACCTGATATGAGTGTTGAAGATGCTGTATCACTTACTAAAATGGCAGTTGAAAAAGGAGCTGACGGAATCATAGCTACAAATACTACTATTGATTATTCACTAGTGCCAAATCCTGCCGATAAAGGCGGATTAAGCGGTGCCGTACTAAAAGAAAAAAGTTTTGAGATATTTGAAGCTATAGCAAAAGAGCTTTACGGTAAAACAACTCTAATCTCAGTCGGAGGAATAGATTCTGCCAAAGAAGCATACAGACGCATACGTGCAGGTGCTAGCCTTGTTCAAATCCTTAGCGGGCTTATATTTCACGGTCCTGATATGATTATGAATATCAACAAAGAACTCATAGAGTTAATCAAAGCAGATGGTTTCTCAAACATAACTGAAGCCATAGGTGCGGATAGAAAATAA
- a CDS encoding rhodanese-like domain-containing protein — MNKLLFLIGVLVYYPYTIFAQDVSYMQFDGLEVTHTYNSKSKDIEIKREIAPECLNLKIVQDTVFGGDYANKNVPKRCKKTFVTTLGSVQPLEIKGIKTIGELELLEFLEKASYEPKKYVLVDARKVEWYEDATIPSAVNIPYTEVKYDKDLPEDFNKLLKTFNIKVIGDVKDAKFDFSKAKTAVIFCNGSWCKQSSIAIEELLNMGYPKEKLMWYRGGMQEWYILDFTTIRGKLD; from the coding sequence ATGAATAAGTTACTTTTTTTAATTGGAGTACTTGTATATTACCCATATACAATTTTTGCACAAGATGTTAGTTATATGCAGTTTGATGGTTTGGAAGTTACACATACTTACAATAGTAAAAGTAAAGATATAGAGATAAAAAGAGAGATAGCTCCAGAATGTTTAAATCTTAAAATAGTACAAGATACTGTTTTTGGAGGGGATTATGCAAATAAAAATGTTCCAAAAAGATGTAAAAAAACATTTGTTACAACTCTTGGTAGTGTCCAACCTTTAGAGATAAAGGGTATAAAAACTATTGGAGAACTTGAACTTTTGGAATTTTTAGAAAAAGCTAGTTATGAGCCTAAAAAGTATGTGCTAGTAGATGCAAGAAAAGTTGAGTGGTATGAGGATGCAACGATACCATCAGCTGTAAACATTCCATACACTGAAGTAAAATACGACAAAGACTTACCAGAGGATTTTAATAAACTTCTAAAAACTTTTAACATTAAGGTAATAGGTGATGTAAAAGATGCAAAATTTGACTTTTCAAAAGCAAAAACTGCAGTTATATTTTGTAACGGGAGTTGGTGTAAACAGTCTTCCATAGCCATAGAGGAACTTTTAAATATGGGTTATCCAAAAGAAAAGTTGATGTGGTACAGAGGTGGAATGCAAGAGTGGTATATTTTAGATTTTACTACGATTAGGGGTAAGTTGGATTAG
- a CDS encoding ATP-binding cassette domain-containing protein has protein sequence MQSLQLNNIYFKYPTSSEYIFQGLSLELYRGWNALVGANGAGKTTLLKLITKELTPESGTITNNFVTSYAQQSTENLPENAEEFFHSYESNTFRLKDMLDIQDEWLYRWDSLSHGERKRVQIAVALFSEPDVLIVDEPTNHLDIQTKEKLFKALESYDGIGILVSHDRELLDLLCTKTFVLKHGKLTKIKSNFSTAIKELESIKNFQKEQKTKHSKELKKIDKQIQNAKESVSRSKSRLSLKNVDKKDSDAKAKVYLAKITSKNKYEGQAVKTAISKKEYLLKDEISIEKEYEKGIFFENEIDKRAFPFVIEKTTETINGFTFNIPRLVIEKGDKIWIQGDNGSGKTTFIEYFLSTLKEDDYLFIPQEISEDESEKIFKEIKELSSEKQGGIFTTITRLSSDPKALLQSKTPSPGEIRKLLIAKDLENNPPLIILDEPTNHMDIDSIMSIEKALAEFQGAVLFISHDLAFCKNLANKTWRAKRDEKDILISLS, from the coding sequence ATGCAATCTTTACAACTAAACAACATATATTTTAAATACCCTACTTCGTCTGAGTATATATTCCAAGGTTTGAGTCTAGAACTATATCGAGGTTGGAATGCTCTTGTAGGTGCAAACGGTGCAGGGAAAACAACACTTTTAAAACTCATAACTAAAGAGCTTACCCCTGAGAGCGGAACTATAACGAACAATTTTGTAACCTCTTACGCCCAGCAGTCCACAGAAAACCTGCCTGAAAATGCAGAAGAGTTTTTTCACTCATATGAGAGCAATACTTTTAGACTAAAAGATATGTTAGACATTCAAGATGAGTGGTTATATAGGTGGGACTCTCTAAGCCATGGTGAGAGAAAACGAGTTCAAATAGCTGTAGCACTATTTTCTGAGCCAGATGTCTTAATAGTAGATGAACCTACAAACCATCTAGACATTCAGACAAAAGAGAAACTTTTTAAGGCACTGGAGTCTTATGATGGCATAGGCATCTTGGTAAGTCACGACAGAGAACTGCTGGACTTGTTATGTACTAAAACCTTTGTTCTAAAACATGGAAAACTAACAAAGATAAAGTCAAACTTCTCTACAGCCATAAAAGAGCTTGAATCTATAAAAAACTTTCAAAAAGAGCAAAAGACTAAGCACTCAAAAGAGCTTAAAAAGATAGACAAGCAGATTCAAAATGCAAAAGAAAGTGTCTCAAGATCAAAAAGCAGACTATCACTAAAGAACGTTGATAAAAAAGACAGTGATGCAAAAGCAAAAGTATATCTTGCAAAGATAACTTCTAAAAATAAGTACGAAGGTCAAGCGGTAAAAACTGCCATTTCAAAAAAAGAGTACCTTTTAAAAGATGAAATAAGCATAGAAAAAGAGTATGAAAAAGGGATATTTTTTGAAAATGAAATAGATAAAAGAGCCTTCCCTTTTGTTATAGAAAAAACTACCGAGACTATAAACGGTTTTACTTTTAATATACCAAGACTAGTAATAGAAAAAGGTGATAAGATTTGGATTCAAGGTGACAACGGTAGCGGTAAAACAACATTTATAGAGTATTTTCTATCAACACTAAAAGAGGATGACTACCTCTTCATCCCACAAGAGATAAGCGAAGATGAGTCAGAGAAGATTTTTAAAGAGATAAAAGAGCTAAGCTCTGAAAAACAAGGAGGGATCTTCACTACCATCACAAGGCTCTCATCTGACCCTAAAGCACTTCTACAAAGTAAAACTCCAAGTCCTGGAGAGATACGCAAACTTTTAATAGCAAAAGACTTAGAGAACAACCCTCCCCTGATAATACTAGACGAGCCTACAAACCACATGGATATAGACTCTATTATGAGCATTGAAAAGGCATTAGCAGAGTTTCAAGGGGCGGTTTTGTTTATAAGTCATGACTTGGCTTTTTGTAAAAACTTGGCTAATAAGACTTGGCGTGCTAAGAGAGATGAGAAAGATATTCTAATATCCTTAAGTTAA